TTCTTGTGGCGTTTTCACCGTGTTCATCACAGCGATACAAAGATGGATGCTTCCACTAATTTTCGGGGACACCCGATTGAAACCTTCCTTTGGTTTGGCAGTAGCAATATTCTAGCTGCCGGTATTTTTGGGCTCGATCTGGTTACACTGGGTCTATACTTTTTTATTGTAACACCTTTGTTTTTCCTAGAACATGCCAACCTACGTTTCCCCCAGTGGTTAGACAGAACAGTTGGGCTTGTAGTCACAACACCTAATCTTCATAAAATACATCACGACCAAGATCAGCATTATACCGATTCTAACTTTGCTGATATTTTTATTTTATGGGACAGATTATTTGGCACATTTACTTATAAACCTGTTGAGGGAATAAAACCAGGACTTAGAGAATTTGATACAGATCAGCAACAAAGCTTTTGGTATTTATTGAAGGTTCCTTTTATAAAATTGAAACGACAGTAGTAAAAGCTTTTTCTTTTCTGCAACATGTCAAAATATAAAGAAGTTCATCTTCTCATACTTCGGGAGATGATGTGGGAAACTGCTTCTATGGAGAGCATGGGTAAAAAGGTGGAAATACTCCTTTCGGAGAAAGAATAACTACAAGATCTAGTTAATCTTATAATCAATTATGCACTCATTTTAATTAATAAAAAATAAATAGTTATGTCAGCAGATGACGGTAGCAAACAAGGCGCTACATGGCCTTTGCCAAAGTTCAGATTTGAAGTTGATATGGGAACACAATTAAAAGGTGTTGTTTTTCAAGAAGTATCCGGTATGGAAGCCGAAAGCCAAGTTATTGAATATCGTAAGAGTAACAGTCCTCTTTTCTCAACCGTAAAAATGCCTGGTATTGTCAAATACGGAAACATCACTATGAAAAGAGGAGTATTTGTTAACGACAACACTTTTTGGGATTGGTACAATGAGATTAAGATGAACATTATTAAAAGAAGAACGGTGCTAATTAAATTACTTGATGAAAATGGGAAGGTAACTATGCAATGGCAATTGAATAATGCGTGGCCAACCAAGATCAGTAGTACTGACCTTAAGTCTGATGGTAATGAAGTTGCCGTGGACACCATAGAAATTGCATACGAACAATTAATTATTGCTAATGGTAAGTAGTGGTATACAACTTTTGGAAAGTTCCGAAACTTTCCAAAAGTTTACTTCGAGGAGTAGCCATAAAGCAAAAGCCCCACATTGCTGTGAGGCTTTCTTTTTTCGTTGCCCGACCTGGATTCGAACCAAGACATACTGAACCAAAATCAGTTGTACTACCCTTATACTATCGGGCAATCCGACCTATTCATTTCTGAATGGGGTGCAAAAATAGGGGAGGATATCAATTGTTCCAAAATTTTTTAGGAGTTGATGCGCTTTTTCGTCGGTTAAGCCCAGCTTTTTGAACTTCGATTGATGGCCAGCTTATTGCAAAAGTTGGCGTTATTACTCCCTGTACAGATTTCGGTCATTTTTTGACTGATCGTGTCTTTGAGACGGATTTTACCGTTGCCAACTAATTCCAAAAATGAACTTTGAATAGATTAACAGAATGATGGTTGCATTTTAATTTATGTTATATTGAGTCTAGTAACAGGGCTTACAATCGACATAACTGCTAAACCCGGCACATGAGCATAAAACCCCTAATTGGCCTTTTTGGCCTATTGATGATTGGCTGCACTAACCCCGCATCTCAGAAAGGTAAAATTATAAAAATATCTTCTGCTGAAAGATGGGCTGGCTTTTTCGTAGATGATGCTTATGTAAAAAGAGCAGAAGGGTATGATTGGGTTGGCGTTGTAACCTCTTTGGTCAATGACAGTACCGTGCATGTGTCTGTCAGATCAAGAGCTGATCAAAAAAAAGCTACCTGCACTTTCGATGCAAATGCCACTATACTTGATGATTCGACACTTACAGCTCAGGTAAATGGTGCTACCATTTATTTTATTGTACGTGCATCCGATTTAATCATTCGTGCCCCATCAGAGGCAGACGAAATGATGTTGGGGTATTTTTGTTCTGGAGGCGCCTCTATTGCCGGAAAATACAAAAGACAAGCCCAACCTCTAGATGAACAACAGGTTGATAAAACCATTTTTCTAAAAAACCTCTCACTACAAAATATATTCTTCGAAGTACGTTCTATTCGTACTGATAGTATTCCTCTTTTGACGGTTACAACCGTAGGATTGAAGCATCATGCTGCACCGTACATTACCCCTTTAACGGATCAAGAGATCATGGATGCTGAGATCGAAGATTTGAATGCAGATGGATCTCCTGAACTACTTATTTATACTTCTACACCGCAGCGAGATAAACCGGTACAAGTGATCGGTTTTTCAGTGAATAAAATGAAGTCGATGAGTATGATTGCTATGCCTGACTTACGGGATAATGCTGAAGTTTTCAAAGAATATCGTGGTCATGATGAATGTCGAATTCTGGAAAACAGGCTGATGAGACGATTTCCATTAGCAGGAAAATCTAAAGAAGGTTATCCAATATATCGATTCATTACCTATAAAATGGTTGAAGGGGAAGCGATGCGTAGGTTTGAAATAGAAAGCATTCGGTAATCAAGCATTGCTTAAATCATCTTTATCATAAGATAACTATTACATATGGAAGTTCATCGTCATCATGGTTCACATGGATCTGGCTGGAAAGCAAATCTTAAAGAATTTTTCATGCTTTTTTTAGCTGTACTCTGTGGCTTTTTTGCGGAAATGAAAGTTCATAGTGTTGTTGAGCATGAATACGAAGAAGAATATATTTCTTCTATTGTAGAGGACATTACATCAGATATAGCACAAATCAACATTTTATTATCTGACTACGAAAGTCAGGTAAGGCAAATGGATACCTTAATGGATGTATTAGCATCTCCCGAAGTTTTATCAGATTCGAGAACAGCTTATCGATTATGGACAGACGTTCAAGGATTCCAAGATTTTTCTTATGATGATAGAACGATTCAGCAATTAAAAAGTGGAGCAGGACTTAGGTTGATTAGGAAAAGTGTAGTAGCTACAGCTATTATGCGATATGATCAGTCCATACGAAAGTTTCAACTACAGCGAAATATCATGAATACGGAAGTTGTTAATCAAAGGTTCTATTTTAATCTGTTTGATTTTGCAGCTCTTCGGAAATCCATGGAATCAGCAGTCCCTTTAACTGCATCAGGTAAGGCGTTCTTAAATCATGCAATTGGAGACAGATTATTTTACAAGAAATCTTTCTTGGCAATGATTGATCGGTTAAAGGAAGCATATATACAAGCTCATAAAACATTAGAGGATATCAAAAAAAATTATGACATTGAATAGAGTGCTTTTACGACTTGTAAACAAATGCTACTTGGTTGCTTTATTGGGAACCGCATTATTTTATGTTTCTAACGGTAATGCTCAAAATAGTAAATGGAAAATACAAGCCGGATTAGAATTAGGATTGCCAACCGGAAATTTTTCAAAGGTATACCAGCTGGGTAAGGGTATGCTGATCAAAGGATTATTATCTGTTAAATCCGGTGATCAATTTACATTTCAGACTTCTTACTCAGATTTCAAAATCAAAAATGATGTTATTGATCCTCGCTACTCATCTGATTATACCATTGTGCCAGTTTTATTTGGTTACAGGAGATACATCCAAAAATTTTATTCAGAAACACAAATCGGAACCGGAATCTATACTATAAAAGTAAGTGGTGGTGGACAATCGTTGAGTAAGTCAGAAACCAATTTTACTTGGGCTCAGACATTCGGATTCAATTTTGCCCACTTCGATTGGTTCGCTAAATACCAGCAGGGCAATTTGAAGAATGCGGGTGTTGAAAAACTTACAATGATAGGGGTAGGTATAGTATACCAGTTATCATTCAGTCAAAACAAAAGAGCTGTATTGTGAGTAATTACATTTTTCGCAGAAGAATATTATTGATCCGAAGGGGGTTCTTTTTGGTTCTGCATTTATTTGGGATGCTATTGATAGCAACAGCGCAAATTAATCCATCGGTATCTCCTGACTCGTCTAAATTTCAGCCAGCTATTCAGGATATAATCATAGGAGAACGTAAAGCTATTAGGGCTACTTCGGAACTTTTTATAACACAGGCAATTCCATGGTCTATTAATCGATTTGTACGAAAGGCTGATTTTGCGAAAATTTCGTTCAAGAGTTTATCGAACAACGTAAATCCTTCTTCATGGGAATGGGATGATAATTCATTTCAAACCAATCAATTTGCACACCCTTTTCATGGAAGTTTGTATTTCAATGCATTCAGAAGTAATGGGTATTCATTCTGGCAATCGGCTCCTGCAGCTTTTTCTGGTAGTTTGTTTTGGGAAATAGCAGGGGAAACACATGTTCCTGCACCGAATGACTTTATTAATACAAGCTTAGGTGGTATTTCTTTAGGTGAAATGACTCACCGACTTGCTAACTCTTTAATTGACCCCTCAGCAAGAGGATTTAAAAGAACAACACAAGAAGTACTTGGGTTAATCATCAATCCGATGAATGGATTAAACCGAATTCTGAATCGTAAATGGGGACGTGTTGAACCATTTAGAACAAGAGATTCAAGTACAAAACTGGTGAATGCTTTTGTAGATTATGGTGGGCGTTTTTTTAGCGAAAGGTCTTCTGATTTTTTAAAGCGAAGAGGAAATAACGAGTTTTATATGCGATTAAGATTGCTATATGGTAATCCGGATGAAGCTTCTGTGATTCCTTTTAGTGCTTTTAATATGTCAGCAGAGGTAGGTGCTTCTGATTCTGGCTACCTCAATACATTAATGGTGACGGGTTACATACGTAGATGGAAGATGAGTGCAAAGAGTATGGGACTGATCAGTATGAATTATGATTTTTTCAAAAATAATGCATTCGAATATGGCGCTCAAAGTTTTCGCTTTACAGTATTGTCTGACTGGAAGCAAAAAAATCCTCGAAACAAACTAAGAACAACTATCGGAGGAAGTGTCATAGCATTGGCTGCTGTACCGGATGTATATCTCTATTATGGAGAAGGTAGAAACTATGATTATGGTCCGGGTATTGGGTATCATGCGGGAACTGAGATTAGTTTTCATGATGTATTATTTCTCAATTTCCAATACCGTGGCGGTTGGTTTAAAACACTGAATGGAAATCGATCTAACTTTTTCTTAAATACTGTTACCAATGAAGTGAGGTACGAGCCTCGGAAAAATTTATTTTTTACATTAGAGCTTGGGCATTTCAGTTTGCAAGGAAACTATGCGGATTATCCTGATTTTACTCGGACTTATCCATTTCTTCGGTACTCAACAGGTTTTCGTTTCTGATCTTATTATTTGACCAATAAAGTATAACTTATATTCTAATCATCATTTTCAAAACATAGTAGTTATGAAAAAGTATATTTTTCTTTTGTTATTGTTTGTTTGTATCAAATCTGAAATTTATGGTCAAAGACCGCAACAATTTGAGCTGAGGATCGTTCCTGAAGTCTCATTTCCATTGGGAAATTTTTCTCAGGTAGCTAATACCGGAATTGGAGGTAGCCTTAAAGGATCTTATAGTTTTAAAAGTCCGGGTCACCTTTTGTTGAGTATCGGGTATCAAAATTTTGGAATCAAAACTTTAGTGCCGGGAGTGAGTTCGCAATATACAATCATACCGCTGATGTTAGGATACAGACATGATATAAAAAGAGTTTTTCTTGAAAGTCAGGTTGGAGCAGGTCTCTATACTCTTAAAGCAAAGAATGGAGCTGCATCAGCAACAGATTCAAATGTGAATTTTACTTACTCGCAAAGTATTGGCTATGATTTTGGTAACTACGAGTTACTAATGCGTTATCAGTCTGGTAGTCTTAAAGGCTCTGACAGATTAAATGTGTTGGGTATTGGTATGAACTTTTCTTTTTAATTCCGATCAATCATTGATCGGAATTAAAAAGTATACAAGTTTATTCATTCAAATCTTCCTTTTCTTTCAGCGCCTTAATTAAATCCAGCGCTTCCGCCACTACATCACACATGATGGTAATCAGAGAACCCGGTTTGGCAGTATTATAGGCATGCATGATGGCCTCTTTTTCATTATAAATAATGGTCAAAGGGATATCTTTTCCTTTGGTATCATTGATGCCCTCTACCAAGAGGTTTACGATCTCTTCTGCTGTTCTACCCCGTAGGTTTTTATCCTGGCGGATGATGATCTCATCGAAACTTCGGCCCGAGATCCTTCCCAATTCCCGAATATCTTCATCCCTACGATCACCGGTTCCGCTGATGATACCCACTTTCGGGAAACCATCCATTTTCCCCACAAAATCACAGAGCAGTTCCAATCCTGCAGGATTATGGGCAAAATCTACCAGGAACTTAAAATGTTTGAATTCAAACAGGTTCAATCTGCCCGGGGTTTGTGAAGGTGAAGGAACAAATGTGGTCAGTGCAGTTCTGATATCTTCGATGCTAATGTCTTTAAACAAATAGGTCGCCAGTACGGCAGGTAGGGTATTCATGATATTATGGACCGCTTTCCCGCCATAAGTAATGGGGATCTCACTTACTTTGATCACGCGTATTTTCCATGTGCCTTTAAGGATGGATACATACCCATTTTCAAATACCACCGCATAGCCTCCTTTATTACAATGCTCCTGTATGCGTGGATTCATTTCGTCCATACTAAAATAGGCTACATTACAACTTAGACCTTTGTACATGTTATACACTAGATCGTCATCAGCATTGAGGATGGCAAAGCCATGATTGAATGTCGTTTCCGGAATCACTGCTTTTACCCTTGCCATTTGTTCGAGAGAATCAATTCCACCGAGACCAAGATGATCAGCAGTTACATTGGTCACGATACTCACATTACAATGCTGAAATGCCAGTCCTGCTTTTAATAAACCTCCACGTGCGCATTCCAATACCGCAAAATCAACAGTAGGGTCTCTGAGTACGAATTGGGCACTGAGTGGACCGGTACAATCACCTTTCATCATCAGCTGATTCTGTATGTATACGCCATCACTCGTGGTATAACCTACTTTTCGTCCGGCTGTTTTGCATATGTGTGCGGTGAGTCGGGTAGTGGTGGTTTTGCCATTGGTTCCTGTAACAGCAATGATGGGAATCCGTCCATCAGAACCTTTGGGGAATAACATATTGATCACAGGCTCTGCCACATTGCGGGGCAGTCCTTCTGCAGGTTCAATATGCATACGGAATCCGGGAGCTGCGTTGACTTCCAGTACGGCACCTCCATTTTCATAAATAGGTGCGCGCAGATCCGGAGCCATGATATCAATACCGCAGATATCCAATCCAATGATCTTGGCAATTCGTTCAGCGAGAAAAATATTGACCGGATGTACTTCATCGGTTACATCTGTAGAAGTACCACCTGTGCTAAGGTTGGCAGTAGGTTTCAGTAATACCAATTCATCTTTGGGTGGAATGGTGTCTAAAGTGTATCCTTTCTCATCTAACATTTTTTGTGTGAACTGATCGATCGTGATCTGTGTCAATACTTTTTCATGTCCATAACCACGGCGAGGGTCTTTATTGGTTTCATCGATCAGCCATTGAATGGTATGCACACCATCTCCAATGACTGATGCAGGAGTTCTTAATGCAGCACACACAAATTTGTAGTTGATCACCAATACGCGGAAGTCGACGCCGGTAATAAATTTTTCAACGATCACGGATCTACTGTATTGTTTGGCAGCTTCAAAAGCTTTGAGTGCCATTTCCCAGGTGGTGATATTGGTGGTATTACCTTTACCATGATTGCCATCAATCGGTTTGATCACTAATGGATAACCGAACTTGGCAACTGCATCTTCTAGTCCGGCCTCGGTTCTGATGACGGTTCCTTTGGGTACCGGTATTTCTGCAGCTTCTAATAGATTTTTGGTTTCTTCTTTATCACAAGCGATATCTACTGCAATATTTGATGTAGTACTTGCAATGGTGGCACGGATTCTTTTTTGGTGTACTCCATAGCCTAATTGTACCAGGCTTTGTTTGTTCAAGCGGATATAAGGAATGCCTCGTTTAGCAGCTTCTTCCACGATACAACCGGTTGAAGGCCCCAAGCGTGTGTCTTCGCGTATCTCACGCAAGCGTTGAATGTCTTCCGATAAATCATATGCAACAGCATCTACCAATGATTGTGCAATGCGAACAGATGCTTTGGCGGCATAAACACCTGCATCTTCTTCCATATAGTTGAAGACGACATGGTATTCTCCTTCTTTGCCGGTACCTCTGGTTCTGCCAAATCCGCAATTCATGCCTGCCAGGGTTTGTAATTCCAGTGCAATATGTTCAATCACATGTCCCATCCATGTTCCTTCATCTACACGCTCAAAAAATCCACCCGGTTTACCAACACTGCAACGATGAGAATACATAGAAGGAAAAAGGGATTCCAGGCGTTGCCGAAAGCCATCAATGGTGTTGGTAGGTCTTTGCTCCAGTTCTTCCAGATTCAATTTCATCTGGATCAGTTTCGGGCGACGAACACTCCAGTAATTCGGTCCGCGCAGGACTTTGATCTCTTCAATTTTCATAGAAACAGTTTGGTTGGCTTATTTATTCACAGAGAATACCCATTAGGGAAGATGATCAATATAGCACATTTTTGGGTAAGCCTTAGCCATTGAAATCACTTATTTTTGTTTGGAAAGAATTTCTACTGAATGCGTATTCCTAAAGGTAAACTGATCGCTATAGGCGGAGCTGAAGACAAAGGAACCGATCTTGAAAAAGGAGAGTTTCATCGTAATAACCTCAATTTTTTTGAATTGGGAATTCTGCGTCGCATCGTAGAAGAGATCGGCGGAATTCATTCGCGAATAGAAGTGGTTACCACGGCTTCTACCATTCCTTATGAGGTAGGAGAAAATTACCTGAATGCTTTTGGGAAGATCGGATGCACGGATATTGGTCTCTTACATATTCGTAATCGCGAAGATGCCATGCGTGCAGATTATGTGGAGCGCATTCGTACATGTGCAGGGGTGATGTTCAGTGGTGGTAATCAGCTCAGACTGTCTGCTATTTTCGGGGGTACTGTTTTTTTGAAGACCATTCATGAAAGATATCAGTCAGAAAGTTTTGTTATTGCAGGAACATCTGCCGGTGCTATGGCGATGAGTAATACCATGATCTATGAGGGGAATGCTACCCGTGCCCATTTAAAAGGGGAAGTGAAAATCACAACCGGATTGGCATTCATGGATAATGTCATCTTTGATTCTCATTTTGAAAAGCGTGGTCGTTTTGCAAGATTGGCACAGGCAGTTGCAGCGAATCCATCCTGTATTGGCATTGGATTGGGAGAAGATACCGGAATGTTGATCACACAGGGAAATAGAATGGAAGCCATCGGTAGTGGACCTGTGATCATTGTGGACGGACATGATATCCGTCACAGCAATATGGCCGATATACCGGAAGGTAATCCGATCACCATTGAAAATCTGAAAGTTCATTTTTGTGCCAAAGGAAACGGATACCTGGTTGAAGAAAGAACCTTTGTTGAACAAATGGGCGCCAGCACCACACCTGTGATGACGGATGTTTATTAGTCCATGGTCCATAGCTTATGGCTTATGGATCATAGCTAATGGTTAATAGGAGCCCAATAACCCGATTACCCGATAACCTGATCACCTGCAAACCCATAACCCAGTACCCAGCACCTAAAACATGAACAAACTCATCCTCTTCACACTATTCATTGCAGCAATGTTTGTTTTGTCTGCGTATCGTTCTGATCGGAAAAAGAAGATCCTATTTTTTGGTGATTCCATTACAGAGTTGGGCGTAAAGCCGAATGGATATATTCGGGTCATAGAGGATATCATTCGGAATGAGGATAAGTCTAGCCAGTATGAATTGATCGGTAAAGGTATTGGTGGGAATAAAGTGTACGATTTGTTTTTACGGATGGAAGAAGATGTGCTGAAGTTACAACCTCAGATCGTAGTGATATATATTGGTGTGAATGATATCTGGCACAAGAGCATGATGGGAACCGGTACTGATTATGATAAGTTTGGAACATTCTACCAGGCCATCGTCAATAAACTAAAAGCAGCGGGTATTCAAGTGGTTCTTTGTACTCCTGCTGTGATCGGTGAACGATATGATGGAACAAATCCACAGGATGGTGAATTGAATCATTACAGTAATTGGATCAGAAAGTATGCCAGCGACAACAGTTTACCACTGGTTGATCTGCGCGCAGCTTTCTTGAATTATAGCAAAGCCCATAACCCCAATAATCAGGATGCTAAAATTCTTACTTATGATCGTGTGCATTTGAATGATATAGGTAACAAGCTGGTGGCTGAGCAAATGTGGGAGAAACTAAAAACAATCAAATGATCCATTATAGTCAATACAATATCCAGCTATTATGACACGTATTATTTATTATTTCCTCTTTGCGATGATGACGCTGATGCTGTTTGCTTGTGCCGATAAAACATCAGCGCCAACACTTACACCTCATGAAGGATTTGTTGAAGTGAAGGGAGGGAAGATATGGTATCGTGTATGGGGTAGTGGTGATGGTATTCCTGTTGTAATGCTGCATGGCGGTCCGGGTTTTACCAGTTATTACCTGACTCCATTGGCGGATTCTTTGTCAAAAGAACGTACGGTGATCGTTTTTGATCAATTGGGTTGCGGGCGCTCTGATCAGCTCTCGGATACCAGCTTGAT
Above is a genomic segment from Sediminibacterium sp. KACHI17 containing:
- a CDS encoding sterol desaturase family protein, producing MELLQKLLAIDPNYILIGLIVLFYSLEYFFENQIQTTNRTTHWGNNILLGIIFVGLNFLWAYVVVFCVEWTNSRQIGLFYMLDMPYWLKLILGVAMLDFVSYWFHRLGHIVPFLWRFHRVHHSDTKMDASTNFRGHPIETFLWFGSSNILAAGIFGLDLVTLGLYFFIVTPLFFLEHANLRFPQWLDRTVGLVVTTPNLHKIHHDQDQHYTDSNFADIFILWDRLFGTFTYKPVEGIKPGLREFDTDQQQSFWYLLKVPFIKLKRQ
- a CDS encoding phage tail protein — translated: MSADDGSKQGATWPLPKFRFEVDMGTQLKGVVFQEVSGMEAESQVIEYRKSNSPLFSTVKMPGIVKYGNITMKRGVFVNDNTFWDWYNEIKMNIIKRRTVLIKLLDENGKVTMQWQLNNAWPTKISSTDLKSDGNEVAVDTIEIAYEQLIIANGK
- a CDS encoding DUF3943 domain-containing protein; the protein is MSNYIFRRRILLIRRGFFLVLHLFGMLLIATAQINPSVSPDSSKFQPAIQDIIIGERKAIRATSELFITQAIPWSINRFVRKADFAKISFKSLSNNVNPSSWEWDDNSFQTNQFAHPFHGSLYFNAFRSNGYSFWQSAPAAFSGSLFWEIAGETHVPAPNDFINTSLGGISLGEMTHRLANSLIDPSARGFKRTTQEVLGLIINPMNGLNRILNRKWGRVEPFRTRDSSTKLVNAFVDYGGRFFSERSSDFLKRRGNNEFYMRLRLLYGNPDEASVIPFSAFNMSAEVGASDSGYLNTLMVTGYIRRWKMSAKSMGLISMNYDFFKNNAFEYGAQSFRFTVLSDWKQKNPRNKLRTTIGGSVIALAAVPDVYLYYGEGRNYDYGPGIGYHAGTEISFHDVLFLNFQYRGGWFKTLNGNRSNFFLNTVTNEVRYEPRKNLFFTLELGHFSLQGNYADYPDFTRTYPFLRYSTGFRF
- the cphA gene encoding cyanophycin synthetase, which gives rise to MKIEEIKVLRGPNYWSVRRPKLIQMKLNLEELEQRPTNTIDGFRQRLESLFPSMYSHRCSVGKPGGFFERVDEGTWMGHVIEHIALELQTLAGMNCGFGRTRGTGKEGEYHVVFNYMEEDAGVYAAKASVRIAQSLVDAVAYDLSEDIQRLREIREDTRLGPSTGCIVEEAAKRGIPYIRLNKQSLVQLGYGVHQKRIRATIASTTSNIAVDIACDKEETKNLLEAAEIPVPKGTVIRTEAGLEDAVAKFGYPLVIKPIDGNHGKGNTTNITTWEMALKAFEAAKQYSRSVIVEKFITGVDFRVLVINYKFVCAALRTPASVIGDGVHTIQWLIDETNKDPRRGYGHEKVLTQITIDQFTQKMLDEKGYTLDTIPPKDELVLLKPTANLSTGGTSTDVTDEVHPVNIFLAERIAKIIGLDICGIDIMAPDLRAPIYENGGAVLEVNAAPGFRMHIEPAEGLPRNVAEPVINMLFPKGSDGRIPIIAVTGTNGKTTTTRLTAHICKTAGRKVGYTTSDGVYIQNQLMMKGDCTGPLSAQFVLRDPTVDFAVLECARGGLLKAGLAFQHCNVSIVTNVTADHLGLGGIDSLEQMARVKAVIPETTFNHGFAILNADDDLVYNMYKGLSCNVAYFSMDEMNPRIQEHCNKGGYAVVFENGYVSILKGTWKIRVIKVSEIPITYGGKAVHNIMNTLPAVLATYLFKDISIEDIRTALTTFVPSPSQTPGRLNLFEFKHFKFLVDFAHNPAGLELLCDFVGKMDGFPKVGIISGTGDRRDEDIRELGRISGRSFDEIIIRQDKNLRGRTAEEIVNLLVEGINDTKGKDIPLTIIYNEKEAIMHAYNTAKPGSLITIMCDVVAEALDLIKALKEKEDLNE
- a CDS encoding cyanophycinase, with protein sequence MRIPKGKLIAIGGAEDKGTDLEKGEFHRNNLNFFELGILRRIVEEIGGIHSRIEVVTTASTIPYEVGENYLNAFGKIGCTDIGLLHIRNREDAMRADYVERIRTCAGVMFSGGNQLRLSAIFGGTVFLKTIHERYQSESFVIAGTSAGAMAMSNTMIYEGNATRAHLKGEVKITTGLAFMDNVIFDSHFEKRGRFARLAQAVAANPSCIGIGLGEDTGMLITQGNRMEAIGSGPVIIVDGHDIRHSNMADIPEGNPITIENLKVHFCAKGNGYLVEERTFVEQMGASTTPVMTDVY
- a CDS encoding GDSL-type esterase/lipase family protein, whose translation is MNKLILFTLFIAAMFVLSAYRSDRKKKILFFGDSITELGVKPNGYIRVIEDIIRNEDKSSQYELIGKGIGGNKVYDLFLRMEEDVLKLQPQIVVIYIGVNDIWHKSMMGTGTDYDKFGTFYQAIVNKLKAAGIQVVLCTPAVIGERYDGTNPQDGELNHYSNWIRKYASDNSLPLVDLRAAFLNYSKAHNPNNQDAKILTYDRVHLNDIGNKLVAEQMWEKLKTIK